The Pyrenophora tritici-repentis strain M4 chromosome 10, whole genome shotgun sequence genome contains a region encoding:
- a CDS encoding Phytoene dehydrogenase has product MGDHFESQGKPPSVIVVGAGAGGVALAARLAAAGCKVTVVEKNGFSGGRCSLIHRKGYRFDQGPSLLLLPRFFHETFEDLGTTLDAEGVKLVKCEPNYNVHFHDDTSFKLSTDISIMKEEIERFEGKDGFERYLSFLQESHRHYEVSIIHVLRKNFYSLLSMVRPAFLMHLFELHPFESIYYRASKYFWTERLRRVFTFASMYMGMSPFDAPGTYSLLQYTELAEGIWYPIGGFHKVVEALVNIGERLGVEYMFDSPIRNIQLSADGKRATGIVFEDDNKKPLTADVVVCNADLAYAYSRLLPCSSFGRSLLKRQASCSSISFYWALDRQFTELSAHNIFLAEDYKESFDSIFKQHLIPDQPSFYVNVPSRVDPSAAPEGCDSLVILVPVGHLQDSFTDAHKGSKGTNGLTQDWDTMVATARSMILKIMEARLKISLGPHIIEETINTPPTWKSAFNLDRGAILGLSHSFFNVLSFRPKTKHRSIEDLYFVGASTHPGTGVPIVLAGAKLVAEQILEDRHQESYIPWGKATTSQKKQGSTSHLDRTQNGPYLSWLVWILLSVFMTVVASGAWVSRNGGGLMGDW; this is encoded by the exons ATGGGAGACCACTTTGAAAGCCAGGGTAAACCCCCTAGTGTCATCGTCGTcggtgctggtgctggagGCGTGGCCCTCGCAGCTCGTCTCGCAGCAGCCGGGTGCAAGGTCACTGTAGTGGAGAAGAATGGATTTTCGGGAGGAAGATGCAGCTTGATACATCGTAAAGGCTAT AGATTCGACCAGGGTCCGAGCTTACTACTCCTGCCTCGCTTTTTCCACGAGACCTTCGAGGACCTGGGTACGACGCTCGACGCAGAGGGCGTCAAGCTCGTCAAATGCGAACCCAATTACAATGTCCATTTCCACGACGACACGTCGTTCAAGTTGTCGACGGACATTTCCATCATGAAAGAGGAGATTGAACGATTCGAGGGTAAAGATGGCTTTGAGCGCTATCTCTCCTTTTTGCAAGAATCGCATCGCCATTACGAGGTTTCCATTATCCACGTGCTGAGGAAGAACTTTTACTCTCTGCTTAGCATGGTCCGGCCGGCTTTCCTGATGCATCTGTTTGAACTTCACCCATTTGAGAGTATCTACTATCGTGCAAGTAAATACTTTTGGACGGAGAGGCTGCGCAGAGTCTTTACGTTTGCGAGTATGTACATGGGTATGAGCCCGTTTGATGCTCCAGGAACGTATAGTCTGTTACAATACACCGAACTAGCAGAGGGTATCTGGTATCCCATAGGCGGTTTCCACAAG GTGGTTGAGGCCCTTGTCAATATTGGTGAACGATTGGGTGTAGAATACATGTTCGACAGCCCCATTAGAAACATCCAGCTATCAGCCGATGGCAAGCGTGCAACTGGCATTGTTTTCGAGGACGACAACAAGAAACCCTTGACCGCTGACGTGGTGGTCTGCAATGCAGATCTAGCCTATGCATACAGTCGACTCCTGCCTTGCAGCTCATTTGGACGGTCTCTCCTCAAACGCCAGGCTTCTTGCTCCAGTATATCCTTCTATTGGGCTTTAGACCGACAATTCACCGAACTCAGCGCTCATAACATTTTCCTTGCAGAAGACTACAAGGAAAGCTTTGACAGCATCTTCAAGCAGCACTTGATACCAGACCAGCCGAGCTTCTATGTCAACGTTCCCTCCCGTGTCGACCCTTCTGCTGCCCCTGAAGGATGCGACTCCCTCGTTATCCTGGTACCCGTTGGACACTTGCAGGACTCCTTCACGGACGCCCATAAAGGGTCGAAAGGCACAAACGGCCTAACGCAAGACTGGGATACCATGGTCGCTACAGCACGCAGCATGATCCTCAAAATCATGGAGGCTCGCCTCAAGATATCTCTCGGTCCCCACATTATCGAGGAAACAATCAACACGCCGCCAACGTGGAAATCCGCCTTCAATCTCGACCGCGGCGCTATCCTCGGTCTGAGCCATTCATTCTTCAACGTCCTGAGCTTCAGGCCCAAGACAAAGCATCGGTCCATCGAGGACCTGTACTTTGTCGGCGCCAGCACGCATCCCGGAACTGGTGTGCCCATTGTATTGGCTGGTGCAAAATTGGTCGCGGAACAGATATTGGAGGACCGCCACCAGGAGTCTTACATCCCATGGGGCAAAGCAACTACTTCACAGAAAAAGCAAGGTTCAACAAGTCACTTGGATCGTACGCAAAACGGACCGTATTTGAGTTGGTTGGTTTGGATCCTGTTGAGTGTGTTTATGACTGTTGTTGCATCGGGAGCCTGGGTTTCTCGCAATGGTGGTGGGTTGATGGGTGACTGGTAA
- a CDS encoding repressible acid phosphatase, which produces MQAALLSLLIVANAAGAHTGYSFDPLRHLAGIAPYFEEPQLDPKPPQGCNVTRASYLIRHAAIYANDFDYEEYIEPFTDKLKNTTADWRSAGPLDFLARWKTPISDSELEDLTAVGRLESYKLGVDVRMRYPSFKDPKRVWASTAERTELSASSFIDGLVAESNNTKLVPVREDKARGADSLTPYKGCPKYSSSFGSEQSSEYQEIYTKPIIERLQAYAPSFNFTADDVVAMQQLCGYETVIRGDSPFCSLDVFSQDEWLSFEYMNDIMYFYNTGYGSQQLAGALGMPWLNASAQMLLSDDADQDLYVSFTHRELPPTVAVAMGLFNNSAYSGSNDVNGTMPLDRPNYGRAWKSSKILPFLSNFVIEKMTCDSYGFDAGDYFRVLVNRDAQQMSCTDGPGQSCSKPAFEKFIQERSELFGGYTEECQPEYTNSTNILSIYD; this is translated from the exons ATGCAGGCTGCTCTCCTATCGCTCCTCATTGTCGCTAATGCAGCCGGCGCGCATACAGGCTACTCGTTCGACCCTCTGCGACACCTCGCTGGCATCGCGCCCTACTTTGAGGAGCCGCAGCTCGACCCTAAGCCACCACAAGGTTGCAATGTAACGCGTGCATCGTACCTGATCCGTCATGCCGCAATCTATGCCAATGATTTCGACTACGAAGAGTACATCGAACCCTTCACCGACAAGCTCAAGAACACGACGGCAGATTGGCGAAGCGCAGGCCCCCTGGACTTTCTCGCTCGATGGAAGACGCCCATCTCCGACAGCGAGCTAGAGGACCTCACTGCGGTCGGGAGGCTCGAGTCGTATAAGCTCGGTGTCGATGTTCGCATGCGCTACCCCAGCTTCAAGGACCCCAAACGTGTATGGGCGTCGACAGCCGAGAGGACTGAACTTAGTGCATCATCCTTCATTGACGGTCTCGTCGCTGAAAGCAACAACACGAAGCTTGTTCCTGTGCGCGAGGATAAAGCACGGGGCGCCGATTCCCTGACTCCATACAAGGGATGTCCAAAGTATAGCTCTTCTTTTGGCAGTGAGCAATCATCG GAATACCAAGAGATTTACACCAAGCCTATCATCGAACGTCTACAGGCCTACGCCCCTAGCTTCAACTTCACCGCCGACGATGTCGTAGCTATGCAACAGCTGTGCGGATACGAAACTGTCATTAGAGGCGATTCGCCCTTCTGCTCTCTCGACGTCTTTTCTCAGGACGAGTGGCTGTCGTTTGAGTACATGAATGATATCATGTACTTTTACAACACTGGATACGGAAGTCAGCAACTCGCTGGCGCGCTTGGCATGCCGTGGCTAAACGCTTCTGCCCAAATGCTGCTCTCCGACGACGCCGACCAGGATCTCTACGTCTCTTTCACGCATCGAGAGTTGCCCCCTACGGTCGCTGTTGCAATGGGCCTGTTTAACAACAGTGCCTATTCCGGATCAAACGACGTCAATGGCACCATGCCGCTTGACAGACCAAACTACGGCCGGGCCTGGAAGTCATCAAAGATCCTGCCTTTCTTGTCCAACTTTGTCATTGAGAAGATGACATGCGATAGCTATGGTTTCGATGCAGGCGACTACTTCCGCGTCCTCGTCAACCGGGATGCGCAGCAGATGTCTTGCACTGATGGACCAGGACAGAGCTGCTCAAAACCCGCATTTGAGAAGTTCATCCAGGAGAGGAGTGAGCTTTTCGGTGGCTATACCGAGGAATGTCAGCCAGAGTACACGAACTCTACTAATATTCTAAGCATATACGATTAA
- a CDS encoding AAA-27 domain containing protein, translated as MNVAPPKLDSKVEHIAKLAPPITNIPYQSPRTYVERPIDDDATSRSSTLDGDEDDIPYPVKAPMSQISHSAIKMSQTGREPTSPNPAPHVPGPLESQLAALMSKLIYIEQENSAISVNPEEYKETMSRLKALEDEKKIWWKRHEAIWSLRDEDVENNIKIRGLLASCRRELDATKKLRDEDLQNVQIVRSKLAEKTRELERFQAQTGRSSPSRGRPGSVFERRDTSDLFTAAKVAALEQRALELERRNSDLVAQLEISKAGGSIDDLNRVTTQAWTASGGGNGLRIRTDDSEFERIPAGASSESLTGWQRIEALLEEHMSYREGVGGRMQALRSEKEVLLRDLHRKENECQTLELKLQLLQRRTGIIV; from the exons ATGAACGTAGCCCCACCAAAGTTGGACAGTAAGGTCGAGCATATTGCAAAACTGGCACCTCCGATCACGAACATTCCCTACCAATCTCCACGCACTTACGTAGAGCGGCCGATAGACGATGACGCGACATCACGGTCATCCACGCTGGACGGCGATGAAGATGATATCCCATACCCAGTGAAGGCACCAATGTCCCAAATATCCCATTCCGCCATCAAGATGAGCCAAACGGGTCGGGAGCCAACATCGCCTAACCCAGCACCACATGTTCCGGGACCTCTGGAATCACAACTCGCCGCCTTGATGTCCAAGCTCATCTACATCGAGCAGGAGAACTCTGCGATATCTGTCAACCCTGAAGAGTACAAGGAAACCATGTCACGTCTTAAGGCGTTAGAAGACGAGAAGAAGATCTGGTGGAAACGGCACGAGGCTATCTGGAGCCTCCGTGACGAGGATGTGGAGAACAACATCAAGATTCGC GGATTGCTTGCAAGCTGTCGCCGCGAGTTGGACGCGACAAAGAAGCTACGGGACGAGGATCTACAAAACGTCCAGATTGTACGATCCAAGCTTGCGGAGAAGACGAGAGAGTTGGAGCGGTTTCAGGCGCAAACCGGACGTTCTAGCCCAAGCCGGGGACGCCCAGGAAGTGTCTTTGAGCGACGTGACACATCGGACCTCTTCACAGCAGCCAAGGTTGCAGCTCTTGAGCAGCGCGCTCTGGAACTGGAGCGGAGAAACTCTGACCTCGTGGCACAACTGGAGATATCGAAGGCTGGTGGCAGCATCGATGACCTAAACCGCGTAACAACACAAGCGTGGACAGCCTCGGGCGGCGGAAATGGACTGAGAATCAGAACCGACGACAGCGAATTCGAGCGGATACCGGCTGGTGCCTCATCGGAGAGTCTGACGGGCTGGCAGCGAATCGAGGCGCTGCTCGAGGAACATATGAGCTACCGCGAGGGCGTCGGAGGCAGGATGCAGGCTCTTCGATCCGAAAAGGAAGTACTACTGAGAGATCTCCACCGCAAGGAGAACGAGTGCCAAACACTGGAGCTCAAGTTACAGCTGCTACAGCGACGGACGGGTATCATAGTTTAA
- a CDS encoding Phox proteiny (PX) domain protein: protein MDLGDAESSPWGDVPSQSSPAASMTKADQEDAPDNDAQTCNTRLSAETTTTAAPRSPAGRGPRRRQYGVQSTKLEAVEDPLGPLGAPTPPPTGPESAPPAPPQKEAAALRATRPAPGASTPSLRGMMDSVDLDDDEQPHSSQGARIPPPVQAPSTTAPQRQIQPSVSVEQAAKPSFAISVGDPHKVGDLTSSHTEYSVTTKTTSKGYRSPEFTVSRRYRDFLWLYTQLHNNNPGVIIPPPPEKQAVGRFEADFVESRRAALERMLNKAAAHPVLQHDSDLKLFLESDAFNVDIKNKERKDPGLSENKGMFGSMLSSSSGKFVEHDDWFHDRRVYLDALEAQLKALLKATDSVVTQRKGLAEACGDFSASLHSLSAVELSPALSSPLDSLSDIQIRIRELYERQAQQDILTMGIVIDEYIRLIGSVKTAFQQRQKAYHSWHSAEQELQKRKTTQDKLLRQGRSQQDRLNQLSADVADAERKVHQARLLFDDMGRLMRSELERFEREKVEDFKSGVETFLESAVEAQKELIEIWETFLMQLDTDEGDTFVPPAGVVAAPDTEPTTNQDTERSEVSNEGTYYIATSTFEWYPGVQIHHSTDLANWDLVVRPLSRKSQLDMRGDPDSCGVWAPCLSHDGNKFWLVYTDVKRKDGSFKDNPNYIVTADRIEGPWSEPYYVNSSGFDPSLFHDDDGKKWFVNMLQDHRRRPRYFAGIRLQQWDPEAGKLVGPWKTIFAGTELDLVEGPHLYKRNGWYYLLTAEGGTAYGHACTLARSRDIWGPYGLHPQKYIITSKDAPFAALQRAGHGDIVDTPDGKTYVVHLTGRPITQARRCVLGRETAIQEAYWDKDDWLYVKNGPVPSLYVDLPAERDDGPYWKEQRYAFDDGSLHKDFQWLRTPEPERIFSVKDGLHLIGRESIGSWFEQSLVARRQTHFSYDAETVVTFSPDDERNYAGLTAYYCRFNFFYLTVTAGSDGQRELLIFSSEASWPNGNLKLPMVEPVQIPNEGKVRLAVSVRGGELQFRYALEGQSSLTKIGPVYDASILSDECGGHQAHGSFTGAFVGLAASDLNGTEKVAKFDYFQYTPVKHSTDRYDAGT, encoded by the exons ATGGATCTCGGAGACGCAGAGAGCTCTCCATGGGGAG ACGTGCCCTCACAGTCGAGCCCTGCGGCGAGCATGACCAAGGCGGATCAAGAAGATGCCCCCGACAATGATGCGCAAACATGCAACACCAGACTATCAGCAGAAACTACCACTACCGCTGCTCCGCGCTCACCCGCAGGCCGTGGCCCCCGACGGCGGCAATATGGTGTTCAGTCAACCAAACTTGAGGCTGTCGAGGATCCTCTTGGGCCTCTGGGAGCTCCCACGCCGCCACCAACGGGCCCCGAATCCGCTCCTCCAGCGCCGCCTCAGAAGGAAGCTGCGGCTTTGCGCGCCACAAGGCCCGCGCCTGGCGCCTCAACGCCCTCGCTGCGCGGTATGATGGACTCGGTTGACCTGGACGACGACGAACAGCCACACTCTTCGCAGGGTGCCCGGATACCCCCTCCAGTTCAGGCTCCGTCAACTACAGCCCCCCAGCGCCAGATACAACCGAGCGTCAGTGTCGAGCAGGCTGCGAAACCGTCCTTTGCCATTTCCGTGGGCGATCCACACAAGGTCGGCGACCTCACGAGCTCGCACACCGAGTACTCTGTCACAACCAAGACGACGTCCAAGGGCTACCGCAGTCCCGAGTTCACCGTCTCCCGTCGTTACCGCGATTTCCTATGGCTATACACACAGCTACACAACAACAACCCAGGTGTCATCATTCCTCCGCCACCCGAGAAGCAGGCTGTGGGCCGTTTCGAGGCCGACTTCGTTGAGTCCCGGCGCGCTGCTCTGGAGCGCATGCTTAACAAGGCGGCTGCTCACCCTGTGTTGCAGCACGATAGCGATCTGAAACTCTTTCTCGAAAGTGATGCCTTCAACGTTGACATCAAGAACAAGGAACGCAAGGACCCCGGTCTAAGCGAAAACAAGGGCATGTTTGGTTCTATGCTCTCTAGTAGCAGCGGTAAATTTGTCGAACACGATGAC TGGTTCCATGACCGAAGGGTCTATCTTGATGCGCTCGAAGCACAGCTCAAGGCTCTCCTCAAAGCAACTGACTCTGTAGTAACCCAGCGAAAAGGACTTGCGGAAGCCTGTGGAGACTTCTCGGCTTCTTTGCATTCCTTGTCAGCTGTAGAATTGTCGCCCGCTCTGTCTAGCCCACTTGATAGTCTTTCCGACATCCAGATCCGCATCCGCGAACTCTATGAGCGCCAGGCCCAACAAGATATACTCACCATGGGCATCGTCATCGACGAGTACATTCGCTTGATAGGTTCCGTAAAAACTGCTTTCCAGCAGCGACAGAAGGCTTACCATTCGTGGCATTCTGCTGAGCAAGAACTGCAGAAGCGGAAAACAACCCAAGACAAGCTACTTAGACAGGGTAGATCTCAGCAAGATCGTCTGAACCAACTTAGCGCCGATGTCGCCGATGCTGAGCGTAAGGTGCATCAAGCGAGGTTACTGTTCGACGATATGGGTCGACTCATGCGCAGTGAGCTAGAACGCTTTGAAAGAGAGAAGGTTGAAGACTTCAAGTCGGGTGTAGAGACGTTCTTGGAGAGCGCCGTGGAGGCACAAAAGGAA CTCATTGAAATATGGGAGACGTTCTTGATGCAACTCGACACCGATGAAGGTGATACATTTGTTCCGCCTGCTGGTGTCGTGGCTGCGCCCGATACCGAACCCACCACCAACCAGGATACGGAGAGGTCGGAAGTCAGTAACGAAGGCACG TACTATATCGCAACATCCACGTTCGAGTGGTATCCTGGTGTGCAGATCCACCACTCCACAGATCTCGCCAACTGGGATCTCGTGGTCCGCCCCTTGAGTCGGAAAAGCCAATTGGATATGCGTGGCGATCCTGACAGTTGTG GCGTGTGGGCTCCCTGCTTGTCGCACGACGGAAACAAGTTTTGGTTGGTATACACGGACGTCAAACGCAAGGACGGTTCTTTCAAAGACAATCCAAACTATATCGTCACGGCCGACCGTATCGAAGGACCCTGGTCCGAGCCCTACTACGTCAACTCGTCTGGATTTGACCCCTCCCTGTTTCACGATGACGATGGTAAGAAGTGGTTTGTAAACATGCTACAAGACCACCGCCGACGCCCACGCTATTTTGCT GGTATCAGATTGCAGCAATGGGATCCTGAGGCAGGGAAGCTTGTTGGACCCTGGAAAACCATATTCGCTGGTACGGAGCTAGACCTCGTAGAAGGCCCACATCTGTACAAACGAAATGGATGGTACTACCTTTTGACAGCGGAAGGCGGGACAGCTTATGGACATGCCTGCACTTTGGCTCGCTCCCGCGATATCTGGGGACCATACGGACTCCATCCGCAGAAGTACATCATTACCTCCAAGGACGCCCCATTCGCGGCCTTACAAAGAGCGGGTCACGGAGACATAGTCGATACTCCGGATGGCAAGACGTACGTCGTCCACCTTACTGGACGTCCGATAACACAGGCTCGTCGCTGTGTTTTGGGACGAGAGACGGCCATCCAAGAGGCGTATTGGGACAAGGATGATTGGCTATACGTAAAAAATGGTCCTGTTCCGTCCCTCTACGTCGATCTACCAGCAGAACGCGATGACGGCCCCTATTGGAAGGAGCAGCGCTATGCGTTCGACGACGGCAGTCTCCACAAGGACTTCCAGTGGCTTCGAACGCCAGAGCCCGAACGTATCTTTAGCGTCAAAGACGGCTTGCACCTTATTGGCCGCGAGTCAATCGGTTCCTGGTTCGAGCAATCGTTGGTTGCGCGCCGCCAAACACATTTCTCATATGACGCTGAAACGGTCGTTACGTTCAGTCCAGATGACGAAAGAAATTATGCCGGCTTAACTGCATACTACTGTCGTTTCAATTTCTTCTATCTGACAGTCACCGCTGGGTCTGACGGTCAGCGCGAATTGTTGATCTTCAGTTCTGAAGCTTCTTGGCCTAACGGCAATCTGAAACTGCCTATGGTGGAACCCGTCCAAATACCGAACGAGGGAAAAGTAAGGCTGGCAGTGAGTGTCCGGGGAGGCGAGCTCCAGTTCCGCTACGCGCTTGAGGGGCAGTCGAGCTTGACCAAGATCGGACCCGTTTATGATGCCTCGATCTTAAGTGACGAGTGTGGCGGCCATCAGGC CCACGGAAGCTTCACCGGTGCCTTTGTCGGTCTGGCCGCATCTGATCTGAATGGTACGGAGAAAGTTGCAAAGTTTGATTACTTCCAGTACACGCCGGTAAAACATAGTACGGACCGCTACGATGCAGGCACGTGA